ATGAAGTACTTGCCGATCCAGCCAATGCAAACGACACCTCCTTCTACAGAAGAGAAAAAAGAAGGGAGCAAAAGTGAATGAGTAACAACAAAAATAACTTTGACGGCGATTTAGATGAGTTTGTGAAAAAATTGTTCGGCAACAAAAAAGGGTCGAAAGAAGTGAAGGAAGTACCGAAAGCAAACGACGCTGAACAACAAGTAAATAGCAGTAATACAAATGGAAAAAAAGCACCAACACCATTAAAGAAAGATAAGAAGCCGATAAATGTAAAACAATGGGTTTCTTCTGCTATTGTATTAACGGTTGTGTTTGCAGCGTTAATTGTCGTATTTGCGAATCTGTATATTGTTAAAGAAAATGAATATAAAGTAGTTCGTCAGTTCGGGGAAGTAGTGAAGTACGAAAGTGAACCGGGACTTCATATGAAAATCCCGTTCATTCAAAGTGTGACAACTTTACCAAGCAATTTAATGACACATGATATGACAGAAGAAGAGATCAGTACAAAGGATAAAAAGCGAATTATTATTGATAACTATACTGTTTGGCGTGTAACGGATCCAAAAGCGTTAATTTCAAATGCAGGACAGTTGCTCAATGCGGAAAGTCGTATGGAAGAGTTCATTTATTCGGCACTTCGTACAGAATTCGGTCAGACGGAATACGGCGATATTATTAATGAAAAGGATTCGAAACGCGGGAACATTAATGACCGTGTTACCCAACGCGTCAATGAATTAATCGATTCGGCCAATTTCGGTATTGAAGTAATTGATGTACGTATTCGCCGTACAGATTTACCTGAGGAAAACGAGCAGTCTGTTTATACAAGAATGGTTTCGGAACGTCAATCGATTGCGCAAAAGTATCTGTCTGAAGGGGATGCGGAAAAGCGCAGTAAAGAGGCGAAAACAGACCAGGAAGTTCAAGTGACTCTTGCGAAAGCAAACAAAGAAGCATCTGTCATCCGTGCAGAAGGAGAAGCACAGGCCGCACAAATTTATAATGCTGCCTACTCGAAAGACCCGGAATTCTACAGTTTATTCAGAACGTTAGAATCATACAAGAAAACAATCGGCAATGAGACGATGATTATCATCCCGTCAGACTCGCCATATGCAAAACTGTTATCCGGACGATTGGATTAAAAAGTATGAAAGCCATTTGGAATGTAACCGTTCTAAATGGCTTTTTTGTGTGGAAAAAATTACATTATTTAACTTCATTAAATTTTCAAATTATATTATTGGAAACTATTATTTTGCTGTTATACTATAGTAGAGTTAGTTCATACAGGGGGAGTGGCAAAGTTTGAGTAAAGTAATACAGAATAGTTTAATCGCTTTTATTATGGCAACATCTGTAACGGCGCTTTTTTATCAATCTAATATTAATTTCGTGAAGGTGGAAATTTTTCATATACCAATTTTGTTTATTGCTATTTTAGTATTAAGTTTGTTTATTGCAGAAGATGTACGGGATTCGTTCAAGAAAGTGCTGTGGTTTGAAAAACGTGAAGATAAACGTCCAATCTGGCAAGTTGGTATTGGTATGATCTTTTACTTCACACAAATTGGTTTTGTAGAAGTATTTGCACGCGGGTTGATGCCATACGATTTAGGCGGCATGCCGATGTATGTCATCATTCCATTTTTAAATGCCTTTTTATTAACGGTTATTTTTGAAGAGATTTTTTATAAAGAAGAAAAAAACGGTGTACATGTAGTGAAGTTCAAAAATAAAATTAAATAAATATTTAGACCGCGCGGGATTTTATCCCACGCGGTTTTTGTTTATTATAGCAAGTTTAATTAAATAAAATTGAAAATAAATAGGAAAATTTGAATAAGTGTGTATAATATAACAAGTGTAGTATTTTGTGCATATAATGCAATAATTTTTTTAGGGTATAAATACTTATATATTCAGAAAAATTAGGTAATAATGCACGTTAATTAATTATTAGTTCATACATATAAGGAAGTGAAAGTTTTGATTCTATTAGATACAGCTTATGTATCCCCACTCTTAGCAGAAACATTGATCGAAAAGAAAGTAAAGGTTTTGGATATTCAACAACAGTTGATTCTAAATCACAAATCAGAAGATGACCAAAATCTGGTGAAAGTATTTCAACAAGAGGATTTAATCATCATGAATTCTGAAGAAGCCATTCAGATTCTAAATGAATATTATGCAGAATCGCATGTAACAAAAACAGCGAATTTATTTAAAAATAAATTTGCATTCAGAAAGCGTTTAGCTGAGAGTTATCCTAATTTCTTTTTTTTAGAAACTACTTCAGGTGAGTTAGGGCAACTTGATCTATCCTCACTACCCTATCCGTTAATCTTTAAGCCGACAGTCGGTTACTCAAGTGTTGGGGTTTACAGGGTAGAGAATCCACAAGAATTCCAAAGTATAATCGATAAAATGGAAGAGACGATGGAACAATCGAGTGAAGACGATTCAAAGGATGTTTTGGGTAGCGAAACCTTTATCGTTGAAAGTTATATTGAGGGGCAGGAATTTGCAATCGATCTTTTCTACGATGAAAAGAATGATCCGGTTGTGCTCAATTTATTTGCACGTATGTTCAAAGACGAAAAAGATATGAGTGATCGTATTTATTATACGAGTAAGCAAGTGCTGCAAAATTACTTAGCTCCGATTACCGAGTATCTGCAAGGACTTGGGGAGATCTTCAATTTACGGAAAATGCCGCTGCATGTAGAACTGCGCATGGATGATGAAGGAACAATTATACCAATTGAAGTGAATCCATTACGCTTTGCTGGTGCAGGTACGACCGAATTGGGAAGTTTTGCATATGGGGTTAACTCGTACGACTATTTCTTCGAACAGAAAAAACCGGATTGGGCTGCCTTAATAAACGCAATGGACAATAAAATTTACAGCTTTACTTGTGCCGAGTTTGAAGGTGAGATAAAGATTGATGACGGGCTTGTGATACACCATGAATTATTGCAGAAACAATTCCACCATATTTTAGAATATCGTCATATTCCGTACGGTCAGGGTGCGACGTTTGCTGTCATTTTCTTTAGCAGTGAATCGTTGGCACAAAATGACCATATCTTATCGTTGGACTTTATGGAATATGTAGAAAAAGAAGAAAAGTTGTATGTGAAAAATTAAATTTGGGGGGAAGCTTGGTTAAAACAATTTCATAATTGTTTTAAAGAGCAATGTAAATGTTAAAAAAATTTAATTCAGTAAAAACCAAGATTTTATTAGGAATTTTAGTTCCAATTATTTTATTAAGTGTTGTTTTTAGTTCAATTCTATTTTTGGTTTCCAGCAACTTAATTAATAACCAGATCATTCCGCAGCACAACCAAAACTTATTGTTGAGTATGGAAAAATTCAGTACGCTTTTTGACGCGGATATAGTGAATGATGCTAAGAAAAACAAGGCTTCATATGAAAAATTACTGGAAGCCACAACCGATTTCCAAAATGATTTTGATTTGGAAAATGCCTATATTATGAGTAAAGTCGATGGAGAGGAAGTTATTCTGGTATTGGGGAATTCGGAAGATTACCTGACACCGCTTGCTTTTACAGAAGAACAGACAGCGGCACTTTCCACAACGGAAACAGTGGCGAGCGATATCTATGAAGATGATTATGGAAAACACCAATCAACCTTTCTTCAAATTCCTGGGACGGATTCTGTTCTGGGATTGGATGCGGATGCGGATTTTATTGATGAATTGAATAGATTGTTAATTATAATTATAGTTGCTTCACTGCTTGTTGCATTGATTATAGGCGCAATTATAGCGGTTATGGTTTCAAAAAAAATTGTGAATCCTTTAAATCAGCTTTTAAACCACACTGAAATTGTGGCACAGGGTGATTTATCAAAACAATTGGAAGTATACAGTGATGACGAAATCGGGCGTTTAACAACTAGCTTCTCGGATATGCAAACGCAATTGAGAGAGACTATCTACCATGTAACCGACACATCCGACCATGTTGAGGAAGGTTCTTCGATATTAAAAGAGACGGTAGAACAGTTAACAATTACATCGAATCAGGTATCGGGCGCAATTCAGGAAATTGCTTCTAGTACTGAGCTAATTACAGAAGGCGCTGTACAAAACCGGGTGGCAGTGGAACAGATCGCATTCAAAATTGAAGAAATTTCTAATGTTACGAAATTAGTGGCACAGGAGGCGATAGATACCAATACTGTCGCAACACAAGGAATAGAAGTTATTCATAAGTCTGTTGCAGGAATCGAAACAATTAATGAAACGGCGAAAATGTCATTAATGAAAACAGAACAAATGAATAGCCGTTCTTTAGAAGTTGGTCAAATCACGAAAATTATTTCAAGTATTTCAGATCAAATCAACTTACTTGCTTTAAATGCGGCAATCGAAGCGGCAAGAGCTGGGGAATACGGGAAAGGTTTCGCAGTAGTAGCGGATGAAGTCCGTTCATTGGCAGAACAATCGGCGAATTCGGCGAGTGATATTACGACATTGATTAATGAAATGCAAAAAGATTCAAATGAATCTGTTGTTGCAATTAATAATGTTGTAACGAAAATCGAGCAGGAAAGCGTGACGATCTACTCGGCTGTTGAAACATTTAATACAATTTCTAAATTAGTGGATAATATGAAAAATGAAATTCAAAATGTAACAGATGCATTCCAAGGAATCGCAACGGACTCTAATCGGGTACTTGAAACAACGGATATAACTGTTC
This window of the Solibacillus isronensis genome carries:
- the hflC gene encoding protease modulator HflC, producing MSNNKNNFDGDLDEFVKKLFGNKKGSKEVKEVPKANDAEQQVNSSNTNGKKAPTPLKKDKKPINVKQWVSSAIVLTVVFAALIVVFANLYIVKENEYKVVRQFGEVVKYESEPGLHMKIPFIQSVTTLPSNLMTHDMTEEEISTKDKKRIIIDNYTVWRVTDPKALISNAGQLLNAESRMEEFIYSALRTEFGQTEYGDIINEKDSKRGNINDRVTQRVNELIDSANFGIEVIDVRIRRTDLPEENEQSVYTRMVSERQSIAQKYLSEGDAEKRSKEAKTDQEVQVTLAKANKEASVIRAEGEAQAAQIYNAAYSKDPEFYSLFRTLESYKKTIGNETMIIIPSDSPYAKLLSGRLD
- a CDS encoding DNA polymerase I; the encoded protein is MSKVIQNSLIAFIMATSVTALFYQSNINFVKVEIFHIPILFIAILVLSLFIAEDVRDSFKKVLWFEKREDKRPIWQVGIGMIFYFTQIGFVEVFARGLMPYDLGGMPMYVIIPFLNAFLLTVIFEEIFYKEEKNGVHVVKFKNKIK
- a CDS encoding ATP-grasp domain-containing protein, giving the protein MILLDTAYVSPLLAETLIEKKVKVLDIQQQLILNHKSEDDQNLVKVFQQEDLIIMNSEEAIQILNEYYAESHVTKTANLFKNKFAFRKRLAESYPNFFFLETTSGELGQLDLSSLPYPLIFKPTVGYSSVGVYRVENPQEFQSIIDKMEETMEQSSEDDSKDVLGSETFIVESYIEGQEFAIDLFYDEKNDPVVLNLFARMFKDEKDMSDRIYYTSKQVLQNYLAPITEYLQGLGEIFNLRKMPLHVELRMDDEGTIIPIEVNPLRFAGAGTTELGSFAYGVNSYDYFFEQKKPDWAALINAMDNKIYSFTCAEFEGEIKIDDGLVIHHELLQKQFHHILEYRHIPYGQGATFAVIFFSSESLAQNDHILSLDFMEYVEKEEKLYVKN
- a CDS encoding methyl-accepting chemotaxis protein, with product MLKKFNSVKTKILLGILVPIILLSVVFSSILFLVSSNLINNQIIPQHNQNLLLSMEKFSTLFDADIVNDAKKNKASYEKLLEATTDFQNDFDLENAYIMSKVDGEEVILVLGNSEDYLTPLAFTEEQTAALSTTETVASDIYEDDYGKHQSTFLQIPGTDSVLGLDADADFIDELNRLLIIIIVASLLVALIIGAIIAVMVSKKIVNPLNQLLNHTEIVAQGDLSKQLEVYSDDEIGRLTTSFSDMQTQLRETIYHVTDTSDHVEEGSSILKETVEQLTITSNQVSGAIQEIASSTELITEGAVQNRVAVEQIAFKIEEISNVTKLVAQEAIDTNTVATQGIEVIHKSVAGIETINETAKMSLMKTEQMNSRSLEVGQITKIISSISDQINLLALNAAIEAARAGEYGKGFAVVADEVRSLAEQSANSASDITTLINEMQKDSNESVVAINNVVTKIEQESVTIYSAVETFNTISKLVDNMKNEIQNVTDAFQGIATDSNRVLETTDITVHSLEETNEHSQSIAASIEEQTASTEEMLSIAHELNEMIIKLKGQINHFKI